A section of the Euryarchaeota archaeon genome encodes:
- a CDS encoding glycosyltransferase family 4 protein has product MKAAFAIPTDMFVQEHLPVPYLRAIRQARLLQDHGVDVSVVSWIDFERDLPAHETRDGLSIRRLRHKLAGGVLVRGLSFMKLRDNVETALLEEAPDGIVCHDLELLWASTRAAKKLQVPLFYDSHEDFPAMVAEEKPLVAKGFAALETRLLPRVAHTYTVSEGIADRLRRDGAKVTVTYNSKAIDEVRADPTRVKALSDHLGIKDDDFIIGFAGGLNGERGLETTIRLLSSLPPEARLVIVGGPTKEAERLKNVAAEAGVGGRVETLPPVPTEELFDYVTLFDLGLIVVPDLGPNYRFRAPNKLFDYMAAGVPTIHSDFPDMTRIAQDAGFGIPVKPDDETALRDAIVASMADRDRLDSMGKAARMAFAKTYCWERMRERILASHPFWSASTKVGAAPGKGSS; this is encoded by the coding sequence TTGAAGGCGGCGTTCGCGATCCCCACGGACATGTTCGTCCAGGAACACCTGCCTGTGCCGTACCTACGCGCGATCCGGCAGGCTAGATTGCTGCAAGACCACGGCGTCGACGTCTCCGTCGTGTCGTGGATCGATTTCGAAAGGGACCTCCCGGCCCACGAGACCAGGGATGGCCTCTCCATCCGGCGCTTGCGGCACAAGCTCGCCGGCGGCGTTCTCGTGCGCGGTCTCTCATTCATGAAACTGCGAGACAACGTGGAAACGGCTCTTCTTGAGGAGGCGCCGGATGGGATCGTCTGCCACGACCTCGAACTCCTTTGGGCGTCGACGCGGGCCGCCAAGAAGCTGCAAGTACCCCTGTTCTACGACTCCCATGAGGACTTTCCGGCGATGGTGGCGGAGGAGAAGCCGCTGGTAGCAAAGGGCTTCGCGGCGCTTGAGACGCGGCTTCTTCCCCGTGTGGCCCACACTTACACGGTATCCGAAGGGATCGCGGACAGGCTGAGACGCGACGGCGCCAAGGTCACCGTCACCTACAATTCGAAAGCCATCGACGAGGTCCGCGCGGACCCCACGCGCGTCAAAGCACTCTCCGACCACCTTGGGATCAAGGATGACGATTTCATCATAGGTTTTGCCGGCGGGTTGAACGGCGAGCGCGGACTCGAAACCACGATCCGCCTCCTTTCCAGCCTCCCTCCGGAAGCGCGCCTCGTCATCGTGGGCGGCCCGACGAAGGAGGCGGAGCGGCTGAAGAATGTGGCCGCCGAAGCGGGCGTCGGTGGGCGCGTCGAAACGCTGCCGCCCGTGCCTACGGAGGAGCTTTTCGACTACGTGACGCTTTTCGACCTCGGCCTCATCGTCGTCCCTGACCTCGGGCCGAACTACCGGTTCCGGGCTCCGAACAAGCTCTTCGACTACATGGCCGCGGGTGTCCCTACGATCCATTCTGACTTTCCCGACATGACGCGGATAGCCCAGGACGCCGGGTTCGGGATACCGGTGAAGCCAGACGATGAAACGGCGCTCCGAGACGCAATCGTCGCTTCCATGGCTGATCGCGACCGGCTCGATTCCATGGGAAAGGCCGCCAGGATGGCTTTCGCGAAGACCTACTGCTGGGAGCGGATGAGGGAGCGCATCTTGGCGAGCCACCCATTTTGGTCTGCAAGCACGAAAGTCGGTGCGGCTCCGGGGAAGGGGTCGTCGTGA
- a CDS encoding glycosyltransferase, which translates to MISIVITVRNEEHHIADLLDSLVVQEPPVEIIVVDSESDDRTRVLTREYCDKYDFVQLHRRGGTRGKSRNFGVAQAKGKYVAFIDGDCIANPFWIKELREELQKADVVAGKTIQIGYRPFESLHRVELYKRGYDVTFPSCNLAYRRDLFEKLEGFDDWFRTAEDIDLNIRAVDAGAKVIFNERAIVYHRARDTIPGFLKQALWNGFGRKQLTLKHGRLWSQYSFKKMLTSQLTFWGITRLFVAVGGYLLCAFTEKLPPTGSAPK; encoded by the coding sequence CTGATCAGCATAGTGATTACGGTCCGCAACGAAGAGCACCACATCGCCGACCTTCTCGACAGTCTCGTCGTACAGGAACCGCCCGTCGAGATAATCGTCGTCGACTCGGAAAGCGACGACAGGACCCGGGTCTTGACGCGCGAATACTGCGACAAGTATGACTTTGTGCAACTTCACCGGCGGGGCGGCACGCGCGGGAAGTCCCGGAACTTCGGTGTCGCCCAAGCGAAAGGCAAGTACGTCGCCTTCATCGACGGCGACTGCATCGCCAACCCCTTCTGGATAAAAGAGCTACGCGAAGAGCTTCAGAAAGCAGACGTCGTCGCTGGAAAGACGATCCAGATAGGTTACCGTCCCTTCGAGTCGCTCCACCGTGTGGAGCTCTACAAGCGCGGCTACGACGTGACTTTCCCGAGTTGTAACCTCGCTTACCGGCGCGACCTCTTCGAGAAGCTCGAGGGTTTCGACGACTGGTTCCGGACAGCCGAGGACATCGACCTCAATATCCGCGCGGTGGACGCCGGCGCCAAGGTGATCTTCAACGAGCGGGCCATCGTCTACCACAGAGCACGGGACACCATCCCGGGCTTTCTCAAGCAAGCCCTCTGGAACGGCTTTGGCCGCAAGCAACTCACGTTGAAGCACGGACGCCTCTGGTCGCAGTACTCCTTCAAGAAGATGCTCACGAGCCAACTCACGTTCTGGGGTATTACGAGGCTTTTCGTCGCCGTGGGCGGCTACCTTCTCTGCGCGTTCACCGAAAAACTGCCTCCAACGGGGTCGGCGCCTAAATGA
- a CDS encoding glycosyltransferase family 4 protein — translation MKIHTLVSYFHPVTGGVETRIREMGSRLVERGHEITVHTAAVTPKGERLPATDKLRGIQIVRHKPRWRLGYFLIDYAPKKVDGDLLDLQGYPHLSGDLLARRTRVPYVITPHGLTLTTTGVARQTLRRAYDRLYGTQTLQRARKIIGMTGDEKAWLDSRHVRTPFEEIPSGLDDQAFEAGDAAAFKKKHGLGRFVLFLARLHPEKAPDHLLLAFSQVAARHPDVSLVFMGPDGGALEALKQRASSLSLTARMVVTGPVAEQEKRAALAGCDLLALPSQFEALGVVFLEAWAQGKPVVASHVGGVPYLVEEGRTGLLHPFGDVRKLAIILDRLLADESERRRMGDAARRRALEFKWEPLTDRLERALKDAAARR, via the coding sequence ATGAAGATACACACACTCGTCTCCTATTTCCATCCCGTGACCGGTGGCGTCGAGACGCGGATCCGCGAAATGGGCTCGCGCCTCGTCGAGCGCGGCCATGAGATCACCGTCCACACGGCCGCCGTGACGCCGAAGGGCGAGCGCCTCCCGGCGACCGACAAATTACGGGGGATCCAGATCGTCCGGCACAAGCCCCGTTGGCGGCTCGGTTATTTCCTCATCGATTACGCACCGAAAAAGGTCGACGGCGACCTTCTCGACCTCCAGGGCTACCCTCACCTTTCCGGGGACCTCTTGGCGCGCCGCACGCGCGTCCCGTACGTGATCACGCCGCACGGGCTCACCCTGACTACCACAGGCGTCGCCCGCCAGACCCTGAGACGGGCGTACGATCGGCTCTACGGGACCCAGACGCTTCAACGTGCCAGGAAGATCATCGGAATGACGGGCGATGAGAAGGCGTGGCTCGATTCGAGGCATGTGAGGACGCCTTTCGAAGAGATACCGAGCGGCCTCGACGATCAAGCGTTCGAAGCCGGGGACGCCGCGGCATTCAAGAAAAAGCACGGGCTCGGGCGCTTCGTCCTTTTCCTCGCTCGTCTGCACCCGGAGAAAGCACCCGATCATCTCCTACTCGCCTTCTCACAAGTGGCCGCGCGCCATCCGGACGTCTCCTTGGTCTTCATGGGGCCGGACGGTGGCGCGTTGGAGGCATTGAAGCAGCGCGCTTCGTCCCTTTCCCTCACGGCGCGCATGGTCGTCACGGGGCCGGTCGCCGAGCAGGAGAAGCGCGCCGCCCTTGCGGGTTGTGATCTTCTCGCCCTTCCAAGCCAGTTCGAGGCCCTTGGTGTCGTATTCCTTGAGGCCTGGGCGCAAGGGAAACCGGTGGTGGCCTCCCATGTAGGTGGCGTTCCGTATCTCGTCGAGGAAGGGCGCACGGGGCTTCTCCATCCATTCGGCGACGTCCGCAAGCTCGCAATAATCCTCGACAGACTCCTCGCGGACGAGTCCGAACGCCGCCGGATGGGAGACGCGGCCCGACGTCGGGCGTTGGAATTCAAGTGGGAGCCGTTGACGGATCGTCTCGAAAGGGCGCTCAAGGACGCGGCCGCCCGGCGTTGA
- a CDS encoding tRNA (cytidine(56)-2'-O)-methyltransferase, whose protein sequence is MITVLRLGHRPDRDKRVTTHVCLVARAFGADKIILTTRDEKIRESVAGVVKRFGGSFELEFAASYKKIIRDFPGKVVHLTMYGEPYGTVAKAVGTEKDVLIVVGAEKVPGDVYDLAHYNASVGNQPHSEVAALALFLHRLLGDAGLEGHGGGEMKILPTGRGKRVVTTRTRAKGAARRDVGAGSPRRE, encoded by the coding sequence ATGATAACTGTCCTTAGACTCGGCCACAGGCCCGACCGCGACAAGCGTGTCACGACGCACGTCTGCCTCGTGGCCCGCGCTTTCGGGGCGGACAAGATAATCCTCACGACCCGCGACGAGAAGATCCGTGAATCCGTCGCTGGCGTCGTCAAACGCTTCGGCGGCTCGTTCGAACTCGAGTTCGCGGCGAGCTACAAGAAGATCATCCGCGACTTCCCCGGGAAAGTCGTGCATCTTACCATGTACGGCGAACCCTATGGGACAGTGGCGAAGGCCGTTGGCACCGAAAAGGACGTCTTGATAGTGGTCGGCGCAGAGAAGGTGCCCGGCGACGTCTACGACCTTGCTCATTACAACGCTAGTGTTGGCAACCAGCCCCATTCGGAGGTCGCAGCCTTGGCACTCTTCCTCCACCGGCTCTTGGGCGACGCGGGGCTTGAAGGGCACGGCGGCGGCGAGATGAAAATACTGCCTACGGGCCGGGGGAAGAGAGTGGTGACGACAAGGACGCGAGCGAAGGGGGCGGCGCGCCGCGATGTGGGCGCCGGGTCGCCGCGCCGGGAGTGA
- a CDS encoding DUF120 domain-containing protein, with translation MTTSPEERELLKQLARLGGMRGFVSISSGELAGICNTSQQTASRKILKLLKDGLISRRMGTRKQLLRISRQGVQVLRREFSEYKGLFSGEGALMFKGRVTTGLGEGQYYMSRKGYIDAFERLVGFTPFPGTLNLTVDFPENEKLAELGESESLLIGEFTAEGRTFGAVKVYRASISAVDCAVIMPVRSHHANTIEVVAPVKLREKLDLKDGEMIDVAVQVPAQ, from the coding sequence ATGACGACGTCTCCGGAAGAGCGCGAACTCCTGAAGCAACTTGCCCGCCTCGGCGGCATGCGAGGCTTCGTGAGCATCTCGTCGGGCGAGCTTGCAGGCATCTGCAACACGAGCCAGCAGACGGCGTCCCGGAAGATCCTCAAGCTCTTGAAGGACGGCCTCATCAGCCGGCGCATGGGGACGCGCAAACAATTGCTCCGCATCTCGCGCCAGGGCGTCCAGGTGCTTCGCCGGGAATTCAGCGAATACAAGGGGCTTTTCTCGGGCGAAGGGGCGCTCATGTTCAAAGGCCGCGTGACGACGGGCCTTGGCGAGGGCCAGTACTACATGTCGCGCAAAGGCTACATCGACGCTTTCGAGCGGCTCGTCGGGTTCACGCCGTTCCCGGGAACGTTGAACCTCACGGTGGATTTCCCGGAGAACGAGAAGCTTGCTGAGCTGGGGGAAAGCGAAAGCCTTCTCATCGGGGAATTCACGGCCGAGGGCCGCACCTTCGGCGCGGTGAAGGTCTACCGCGCTAGCATAAGCGCCGTCGATTGCGCCGTGATAATGCCGGTCCGCAGCCACCACGCGAACACCATCGAGGTCGTGGCCCCCGTGAAGCTACGCGAGAAGCTCGACCTCAAGGACGGGGAGATGATCGACGTGGCGGTGCAGGTGCCCGCCCAGTGA
- a CDS encoding glycosyltransferase family 4 protein → MRIVHVAIRYPPATGGGETHVYNLSLHQARLGHDVAVVTTKLVTEVPRKEDSTLPGDETVEGLEVKRLETRGTGLPIWGYGSIMKGLIAAVKEFEPEVVHAHGYGYAHTDLLARWGDRSGVKVVATSHGFVRGRGLFGPLKSLYDMSRGRETASRIALGVGVTQETADGWRRLGARRTAVIPNGVDLEDFDRKDTGKRFKESLGIEGPMILSAGRLQEVKGQDRVIRAFAEADLPAGARLVIAGPDGGFRRTLERLAMDLKVRERVNFTGGLSQNDLLAAYRSADLMVHAPRYESFGIVLVEAMASGLPIITVEVGGIRHVVDDCAVLVDGDPSSLARAMERHFVDVEAALPRIQKGLERAKHFEWKEIAWNSIEEYEKVME, encoded by the coding sequence GTGAGGATCGTCCACGTCGCGATACGCTATCCTCCCGCCACGGGAGGGGGCGAAACGCATGTCTACAACCTCTCGTTGCATCAGGCGCGCTTGGGCCACGACGTCGCCGTCGTCACCACGAAGCTCGTGACGGAGGTCCCAAGAAAGGAGGACTCGACCCTTCCTGGCGACGAGACGGTGGAAGGCCTCGAAGTGAAGAGGCTTGAGACGCGCGGGACCGGGCTTCCCATTTGGGGGTACGGCTCCATAATGAAAGGCCTCATCGCCGCCGTCAAGGAGTTCGAGCCCGAGGTCGTCCACGCGCACGGCTATGGTTACGCACACACGGACCTCCTCGCGCGCTGGGGCGACCGCTCCGGCGTGAAGGTCGTCGCCACTTCCCATGGTTTCGTCCGGGGCCGCGGGTTATTCGGACCGCTGAAAAGCCTCTACGACATGTCGCGCGGGCGGGAGACCGCGTCACGGATAGCATTGGGCGTCGGCGTGACCCAGGAAACGGCCGATGGCTGGCGCCGCCTCGGGGCCCGCCGCACCGCAGTAATCCCCAATGGGGTCGACCTTGAAGATTTCGATCGAAAGGACACGGGGAAGAGGTTCAAGGAGAGTCTTGGCATCGAAGGCCCCATGATCCTGAGCGCAGGCCGTCTCCAAGAAGTGAAAGGGCAGGACAGGGTCATCCGCGCCTTTGCGGAGGCAGATCTTCCAGCCGGCGCGAGGCTCGTCATCGCGGGCCCGGACGGTGGATTTCGGCGGACCCTCGAGCGCCTCGCGATGGATCTCAAAGTTCGCGAGCGCGTCAACTTCACAGGCGGCCTCTCGCAAAACGATCTCCTAGCCGCCTACCGGAGCGCGGACCTGATGGTGCATGCTCCACGCTACGAATCGTTCGGGATAGTGTTGGTCGAGGCCATGGCGTCAGGCCTTCCAATAATCACAGTCGAGGTAGGCGGCATACGGCACGTGGTCGACGACTGCGCCGTCCTCGTGGACGGTGACCCATCGTCTCTTGCACGCGCCATGGAGCGCCACTTCGTAGATGTCGAGGCGGCGCTTCCGCGGATACAGAAAGGCTTGGAACGCGCGAAGCACTTCGAATGGAAAGAGATCGCCTGGAATTCGATCGAAGAGTACGAGAAGGTCATGGAATGA
- a CDS encoding HAD family hydrolase: MNGKSVAGRRVVFVDRDNTIAKDGPYCARPEDFELIEGAAEALAVLKAAGLELVVITNQSGVARGYFTESDLHRINAKMERMLAAAGASLLAVYYCPHGPEDMCKCRKPQPGMIEKAADDHGIDPRRCYVIGDRWFDVELGTVVGARTVMVPIEKHADEVESPRLTRPPDFVAKDLKEAARWIVEDVKRKGQ, encoded by the coding sequence ATGAACGGAAAAAGCGTCGCCGGCCGCCGCGTCGTCTTCGTCGACCGTGACAACACGATCGCGAAGGACGGCCCATATTGCGCGCGGCCAGAGGATTTCGAGCTCATCGAAGGGGCGGCCGAGGCGCTTGCAGTGCTCAAGGCAGCGGGGTTGGAATTGGTCGTCATCACGAACCAGTCCGGCGTCGCCCGCGGGTATTTCACCGAAAGCGACCTTCACCGGATCAACGCGAAGATGGAACGCATGCTCGCAGCCGCTGGAGCATCGCTTCTTGCCGTATACTACTGCCCGCACGGTCCCGAAGACATGTGTAAATGCAGAAAGCCACAACCCGGCATGATCGAGAAGGCGGCAGACGACCACGGCATCGACCCCCGACGTTGCTACGTCATCGGGGACCGGTGGTTCGACGTCGAGCTTGGGACCGTCGTCGGGGCCCGAACGGTCATGGTCCCCATCGAAAAACACGCCGATGAGGTCGAAAGCCCCCGCCTCACGCGGCCGCCGGATTTCGTCGCCAAGGACTTGAAGGAAGCGGCACGGTGGATAGTCGAGGACGTCAAACGGAAAGGTCAATAG
- a CDS encoding class I SAM-dependent methyltransferase, with protein sequence MASTGYFHDRSLVHTSLLSEYKRLFQGTSRVLDVGCGNNLLKGAFGKAEVVGLDISPFGKADVLGEATRLPFRDSRFDGVLARDVLEHLADPVAGAREFLRVLRPGGRLRIETPTPDYKRFWDDHTHLRPHTLRSVRAVLEGAGFRVDAVRGFCGAGLPGFGILGQEDLALRINDVLAGAKLRRYTNVKAEATRPP encoded by the coding sequence TTGGCCTCCACGGGTTATTTCCATGACCGCAGCCTCGTCCACACGTCGCTCCTCTCGGAGTACAAGCGTCTCTTCCAGGGCACGTCGCGCGTTCTAGACGTCGGATGCGGGAACAACCTCCTGAAGGGGGCCTTCGGAAAGGCGGAAGTCGTCGGCCTCGACATCTCGCCGTTTGGCAAGGCGGACGTCTTGGGCGAGGCAACGCGCCTGCCTTTCCGTGATTCGCGCTTCGATGGTGTCCTCGCCCGCGACGTCCTGGAGCACCTGGCGGACCCGGTCGCGGGCGCTCGGGAGTTCCTGCGCGTCCTTCGCCCTGGCGGAAGGCTCCGGATAGAGACGCCGACGCCCGATTACAAGCGGTTCTGGGACGACCACACGCATCTACGGCCGCACACTTTGAGATCCGTTCGCGCCGTCCTCGAAGGAGCAGGCTTCCGCGTGGACGCGGTCAGGGGCTTTTGCGGAGCCGGACTCCCGGGCTTTGGCATCTTGGGGCAGGAGGATCTTGCATTGAGGATCAACGACGTGCTCGCCGGTGCGAAGCTCCGCAGGTACACGAACGTGAAGGCCGAGGCCACGAGGCCGCCATGA
- a CDS encoding glycosyltransferase, with product MAGIEPFVSVVITVKNAGATIRRCMDSLLAMDYPRDLYEIIVVDAFSTDGTWETLQEYAKRTQAPEIRTLQKIGTIGVGRNEGIRNAKGTFVAITDADMEVSRDWVRELLRGFTWGEGIAAVGGPNNTATRGLTVRTVSCLPVHGPTLDEVHLLRPNRYRKKFVSGENIYTNVTRNSMFRREALLAVGLFDEELVVTEDPELNRRLLNAGHKAAYNPAAVVLHHHRDSLPAFYLQQARYAYWQAVANRKQPKMAGVKQWLPAVAAITFLVLLAGAYVSDAAALALAGVIVLVVAFLLAYAAKCAIVKRNIVLMLTIPVFYLAWQLAWAINFPAGVLGMRPP from the coding sequence GTGGCGGGGATCGAACCCTTTGTCTCCGTGGTCATCACGGTGAAGAACGCCGGCGCGACGATACGCCGCTGCATGGATTCGCTTCTTGCCATGGACTACCCGCGCGACCTTTACGAGATAATCGTCGTGGACGCGTTCAGCACGGACGGGACGTGGGAAACGCTCCAAGAATACGCGAAGAGGACGCAGGCGCCGGAGATTAGGACGCTCCAGAAGATCGGCACCATCGGGGTCGGGCGAAACGAGGGCATCCGCAACGCGAAAGGCACTTTCGTGGCGATAACGGACGCCGACATGGAAGTGTCGCGCGATTGGGTCCGAGAACTCTTACGCGGCTTCACGTGGGGCGAAGGGATAGCGGCCGTCGGCGGCCCGAACAACACCGCTACCCGTGGCCTCACGGTGCGGACGGTGTCCTGTCTACCGGTCCACGGTCCCACATTGGACGAAGTGCATCTCTTGCGGCCCAACCGGTACAGGAAGAAGTTCGTGAGCGGAGAGAACATCTACACGAACGTCACCAGGAACAGCATGTTCCGCCGGGAGGCGCTTCTCGCCGTGGGACTCTTCGACGAGGAGCTTGTCGTGACGGAGGACCCGGAGCTCAACCGGAGGCTTCTCAACGCCGGTCACAAGGCCGCCTACAACCCGGCTGCCGTGGTCCTTCACCACCACCGCGACAGCCTCCCGGCATTCTACCTCCAGCAGGCCCGGTATGCGTATTGGCAGGCGGTCGCCAATCGGAAGCAACCGAAGATGGCCGGCGTGAAGCAGTGGTTGCCGGCGGTGGCGGCCATCACGTTCCTCGTCCTCCTGGCTGGTGCCTACGTGTCGGATGCGGCGGCACTTGCGCTCGCGGGCGTCATCGTCTTGGTCGTCGCTTTCCTCCTTGCCTACGCGGCAAAGTGCGCGATAGTGAAGCGGAACATCGTCCTGATGCTCACGATCCCGGTCTTCTACCTCGCGTGGCAACTCGCGTGGGCCATCAATTTTCCAGCGGGTGTCTTGGGGATGAGGCCGCCGTGA
- a CDS encoding glycosyltransferase family 2 protein, with product MKLLSVVIPALNEEEGIGEVLDEIPRKELEGLGYETEVIVVDGESRDRTRDIAKSKAARVIVEPRRGYGRAYLTGFEFAKGDVIATGDADRTYPFNDLPRLVKLLDDEGLDFITTNRLAHLEKGAMSTRNKFGNWMLSACTRVLFLCNIRDSQSGMWVFRRGILGSITLTAEGMPLSEEIKIEAFKNPKLKAKEVPIHYRVRAGQVKLNSLKDGYANMLFLVKKRLGLLRTD from the coding sequence ATGAAGCTCCTTTCCGTCGTCATCCCGGCCTTGAACGAGGAGGAGGGCATCGGCGAAGTCCTCGACGAGATCCCCCGAAAAGAACTCGAGGGGCTTGGTTATGAGACGGAGGTCATCGTCGTCGATGGGGAATCGCGGGACAGGACGCGCGATATCGCCAAATCGAAGGCCGCACGCGTGATCGTGGAACCACGCCGAGGGTACGGCAGGGCCTACCTCACCGGGTTCGAGTTCGCCAAGGGCGACGTGATCGCAACGGGCGACGCGGACCGCACGTACCCGTTCAACGACCTCCCGAGACTCGTGAAGTTGCTCGACGACGAGGGACTGGACTTCATCACGACGAACCGGCTCGCACACCTCGAAAAGGGCGCCATGAGTACCCGCAACAAGTTCGGAAACTGGATGCTTTCGGCCTGTACGCGCGTCCTTTTCCTATGCAACATCCGCGACAGCCAAAGCGGCATGTGGGTCTTCAGGAGGGGCATCCTGGGCTCCATCACATTGACGGCGGAAGGGATGCCTCTCTCCGAGGAGATAAAGATCGAGGCGTTCAAGAACCCCAAACTCAAGGCGAAGGAGGTCCCCATCCATTACCGAGTGAGAGCGGGACAGGTGAAGCTCAACAGCCTCAAGGACGGCTACGCGAACATGCTGTTTCTCGTGAAGAAGAGGTTGGGGTTGTTGAGGACGGATTAG
- a CDS encoding D-sedoheptulose 7-phosphate isomerase, translated as MPHEKEILSDIDESIRAKELLKEHVGDIAKAASALTNALRGGKKMVIFGNGGSAADAQHIAAELSGKFNIRDRPGLPGIALTVNTSALTAIGNDFSYDEIFSRQLEGLVGPGDVVIGISTSGNSPNILRAIEKGKELGATTVGMCGKGGKLPSICDISIRVPSENTPRIQEAHITVGHIICAIAERELFGKGKTR; from the coding sequence ATGCCCCACGAGAAAGAGATACTCTCGGATATCGACGAAAGCATCCGGGCCAAGGAACTGTTGAAAGAACACGTCGGGGACATCGCGAAGGCCGCCTCCGCGCTTACCAACGCGCTTCGAGGCGGGAAGAAAATGGTCATCTTCGGCAACGGCGGCAGCGCCGCGGACGCACAGCACATCGCCGCAGAGCTATCCGGGAAATTCAACATCCGCGACAGACCGGGCCTTCCCGGCATCGCCCTGACCGTCAACACGAGCGCTTTGACGGCCATCGGCAACGACTTCAGTTACGACGAGATCTTCTCACGCCAGCTCGAAGGCCTCGTCGGCCCGGGCGACGTCGTCATCGGCATCAGCACGAGCGGGAACTCGCCGAACATCCTGCGCGCCATCGAGAAGGGGAAGGAGCTCGGGGCGACCACCGTGGGGATGTGCGGCAAGGGCGGCAAACTCCCATCGATCTGCGACATATCGATCCGCGTCCCGTCCGAGAACACGCCGCGGATCCAAGAGGCGCACATCACGGTCGGACACATCATCTGCGCGATCGCGGAACGGGAACTCTTCGGAAAAGGGAAAACGCGCTGA
- a CDS encoding polysaccharide biosynthesis C-terminal domain-containing protein yields MKLVALYMGRDVLGEWGYAMGIVGLFVIISELGFSQAHVKKISEGRDPAVCLGTYLAVKVGLTLLMLLLTGAYLFVQVVVLDKPFVSTTTGTVVIVLLYYTFTSLRAIGGVTFDAKRETAKSQLVVVAEHFVRLPLTAVVTLAFAASAFGTGPLASYYEANSPELFRTIAANGAEFLALTYTGAALASLLVAALLLRGERIARPDTGLLREYSRFAWPIFLGGILATLSGNVDKVALGFFWSETEVGNYTGVQRISSLINMVPTAVGILLFPTLSDLHSRNELDGVSKVTGQALRYISMLLFPVCVFTIAFAVPVIHVLLSDEFLAAAPTLALLTLYVLIFSLSYPYENLLFGANKPHLAVMAGATIFTTNIVLNLLFIPSSLFGYPLPGLKDVGAALATVVSMAVGFLVLRRAATTVTRFPSERFMFSHLSASVIMVIPLFYFAQFVGGDARFFTLILLALVGGVIYVVTLRLLGALTDEDIAFFKALMSPGAAADYMRDELTSKRKGPD; encoded by the coding sequence TTGAAACTCGTCGCCCTCTACATGGGTCGGGACGTGTTAGGCGAGTGGGGCTACGCCATGGGGATCGTCGGCCTCTTCGTCATAATCTCCGAGCTCGGTTTCTCGCAAGCGCACGTGAAGAAGATCTCCGAGGGCCGAGACCCCGCCGTGTGCCTCGGGACGTATCTTGCCGTCAAGGTCGGCCTCACGCTCCTTATGCTCCTCCTCACCGGAGCCTACCTCTTCGTGCAGGTCGTGGTCCTCGACAAGCCTTTCGTCTCGACGACCACAGGTACCGTCGTGATAGTCCTGCTTTACTACACGTTCACGAGCCTTCGGGCGATAGGCGGAGTGACGTTCGATGCAAAACGAGAGACCGCGAAGTCGCAACTCGTCGTCGTCGCCGAGCACTTCGTCCGCCTCCCGCTCACCGCTGTCGTGACGCTCGCCTTCGCCGCTTCCGCCTTCGGGACTGGCCCGCTTGCCTCCTACTACGAAGCGAATTCGCCCGAGTTGTTCCGGACCATCGCCGCCAACGGCGCCGAGTTCCTGGCCTTGACATACACGGGCGCTGCGCTCGCTTCCTTGCTCGTCGCTGCTTTGCTTCTCCGCGGAGAGCGGATCGCCCGCCCGGACACGGGGCTTCTGCGCGAGTACAGCCGCTTTGCGTGGCCCATATTCCTCGGCGGGATACTCGCAACGCTCTCCGGAAACGTCGACAAGGTGGCGCTCGGCTTCTTCTGGTCGGAGACCGAGGTCGGTAATTACACGGGCGTCCAGCGCATCTCCTCGCTCATCAACATGGTGCCGACCGCGGTGGGGATACTCCTCTTCCCGACCCTCTCGGACTTGCACTCCAGGAACGAACTTGACGGAGTATCGAAGGTGACGGGACAGGCGCTTCGGTACATCTCGATGCTTCTTTTCCCAGTGTGCGTGTTCACCATCGCGTTCGCGGTGCCCGTCATCCACGTGCTCCTATCGGACGAATTCCTCGCGGCCGCGCCGACCCTCGCTCTTCTCACGCTCTACGTGCTCATATTCTCCCTCTCCTACCCGTACGAGAACCTGCTCTTCGGCGCGAACAAGCCGCATCTTGCCGTCATGGCTGGAGCAACGATATTCACGACGAACATCGTCCTCAACCTCCTCTTCATCCCCTCGAGCCTCTTCGGGTACCCGTTGCCCGGGCTCAAGGACGTAGGCGCGGCCCTTGCGACCGTCGTGTCGATGGCCGTCGGGTTCCTGGTGCTTCGAAGGGCGGCCACCACGGTCACGCGCTTTCCATCGGAGCGGTTCATGTTCAGCCACCTCTCGGCAAGCGTCATCATGGTGATCCCGCTCTTCTACTTCGCCCAATTCGTAGGCGGCGACGCGCGCTTCTTCACACTCATACTACTTGCCCTCGTCGGCGGCGTCATTTACGTCGTCACGTTGCGGCTTCTCGGCGCGTTGACCGACGAGGACATCGCCTTCTTCAAGGCCCTCATGAGCCCGGGCGCCGCCGCCGACTACATGCGCGACGAATTGACCTCGAAACGCAAGGGACCGGATTGA